The nucleotide sequence AAACAAGAACAAGAGTCCATTCAATGGAGGCAGCCCGTTCCTGATTGACGGAACCCTCGCTCCGAAGCAGGTCTACCGGGGAGCAATCGTCCTCTTCGCATTGGGCGGCATGATTGGCCTTGTCCTCGCCTATCTGGTATCCAGTCTGATCCTAGTTTTGGGGGTTATCGGCGTCTTTCTAGGATATTGCTACACATCCCCGAAGGTGAACCTCGCGGCCCGCGGCATCGGAGAGATCGCGATCGGCTTCGGCTTCGGGCCGCTGATCGTCGCGGGTTCCTATCTCATTCAGACCGGGACTCTGGCCCTCTCAGCGTTCTTAGGCGGCATTCCGATAGGATTGCTGATCGCGCTTGTGCTCTTCATCAACGAGTTCCCTGATATGGAGGCTGACAGATACGCAAGGAAGAACCATTGGGTCGTGCGCGTTGGATTGGCAAGAGCGTCGGTCTGGTACGCAATCCTTATGGGCATGGCGTTCGTATCGATTGTCATCCTCTGGACAATCGGGATCTATCCTGTCTGGGCGCTGATTGCATTGATTCCCGCAATAGTGGCAGCTGGCGCAACGAGAATAGTCTCCTCGAAGTACGCGCGCGTTGGTGAAATCGTGCCTGCCCAGGCCAAGACGATACAGGTGCATCTAGTCACAGGTCTGTTGATCTGCCTCGGCCTTGTCCTTTCCAGAATGGCTTTCTGATCTGGTTCTCATTCATTTGACGAAGATGGACATCATTTCCGAAAGGATCAACAGGCCAGAAGCTTTTCAGCCTCTCGGAGAAGAGAGAAAATTCGCCAACTTGAGAGTTCGTGACATCAACTCGCCTCCCTTACGTCTCACAGATCAAAGGAGGAAATCATTCGGACGATGAATTGAGAAAAGCACTAGTTGAATTGAAAAGTGCGAGGGCCCGGATTTCAGCCCGGAATCTACCTTCAACTAAAATTAAGAGCCATAATCTTCATATCACGTAGCGAATTCTCAGTTGAGATTTCTTCCAGTATAAGAAGCAGCAGAGCAAGGGATTGTACGCAGGACATGTTCTCTCTCAATCACTTCTCACGTTGGTGTGTATCTCCTCAGAAGGAGAGCGTTGCCGATGACGACGAAATCACTGATGACTTCCGCCACGGCGGCCAGCACAGGTGTCAGCACCAATGAGTGCGTCAAGGGGAACAGG is from Candidatus Thermoplasmatota archaeon and encodes:
- the menA gene encoding 1,4-dihydroxy-2-naphthoate octaprenyltransferase, which codes for MSFVSTRLRIWIREVRAPFFTAAIVPTAIGAALAWYDTGIFDLSLFLLATLGVVLIHAGTNVVNDYFDYRNGSDVVNKNKSPFNGGSPFLIDGTLAPKQVYRGAIVLFALGGMIGLVLAYLVSSLILVLGVIGVFLGYCYTSPKVNLAARGIGEIAIGFGFGPLIVAGSYLIQTGTLALSAFLGGIPIGLLIALVLFINEFPDMEADRYARKNHWVVRVGLARASVWYAILMGMAFVSIVILWTIGIYPVWALIALIPAIVAAGATRIVSSKYARVGEIVPAQAKTIQVHLVTGLLICLGLVLSRMAF